A genomic window from Exiguobacterium acetylicum DSM 20416 includes:
- the ffh gene encoding signal recognition particle protein produces the protein MAFEGLSERLQASLAKMRGKGKISEADVKEMMREVRLALLEADVNFKVVKQFVNDVKERAVGQDVMTSLTPGQQVVKIVRDELTNLMGAEVSPLTLANRPPTVIMMTGLQGAGKTTTTGKLANHLRKKHNRSPLLVAADIYRPAAIKQLETLGKQLELPVFSMGDQVSPQEIVTGALDYAKEHHHDIVLIDTAGRLHVDEELMQELVDVKEIAKPHEIFLVVDSMTGQDAVNVAESFNEKLGVTGVVLTKLDGDTRGGAALSIKAVTGAPIKFVGLGEKLDAIEPFYPERMASRILGMGDMLTLIEKAESQMDATRAKELESKMRDASFTFDDFIEQLQQVKQMGPLDELLGMIPGAGKGKMKGLKNAQIDEKQLVYVEAIIQSMTKRERTEPEILNASRRKRIARGSGRSIQEVNRLIKQFEDMRKMMKQFSGQMGKGKKKGFGLPFF, from the coding sequence ATGGCATTCGAAGGATTATCGGAACGGCTTCAAGCCAGTCTCGCTAAAATGCGAGGTAAAGGTAAGATTTCTGAAGCAGACGTCAAAGAGATGATGCGCGAAGTTCGCTTAGCGCTACTCGAAGCCGACGTCAACTTCAAAGTCGTCAAACAATTCGTAAATGATGTAAAGGAACGCGCCGTCGGACAGGATGTCATGACGTCTTTGACGCCAGGGCAACAAGTCGTCAAAATCGTCCGTGATGAATTGACGAATCTGATGGGTGCAGAAGTGTCACCATTGACGCTTGCGAACCGTCCTCCGACCGTCATCATGATGACGGGTCTGCAAGGGGCAGGTAAAACAACGACAACTGGTAAACTTGCCAATCATTTACGTAAAAAACATAATCGTAGTCCTTTGCTTGTTGCAGCGGATATTTATCGTCCGGCAGCAATCAAACAATTAGAGACACTCGGAAAACAATTGGAGTTACCGGTCTTCTCGATGGGAGATCAGGTCAGTCCGCAAGAAATCGTTACCGGTGCACTCGATTATGCAAAAGAGCATCATCACGATATCGTGTTGATCGATACGGCAGGTCGCTTACACGTCGATGAGGAACTGATGCAGGAACTCGTTGATGTGAAGGAGATCGCCAAACCGCATGAAATCTTCCTTGTCGTCGATTCGATGACGGGTCAGGATGCTGTCAACGTCGCAGAGAGCTTCAACGAGAAGCTTGGCGTAACGGGAGTCGTTCTGACGAAGCTCGACGGAGATACGCGAGGTGGTGCAGCACTCTCCATCAAGGCAGTCACCGGAGCACCGATTAAGTTCGTCGGTCTTGGAGAGAAGCTCGATGCCATCGAACCATTCTATCCCGAGCGGATGGCGTCTCGGATTCTAGGCATGGGAGACATGCTGACACTGATTGAAAAAGCAGAGTCACAAATGGACGCTACGCGTGCCAAAGAGTTAGAAAGCAAAATGCGCGATGCATCGTTTACATTCGATGATTTCATCGAGCAGTTGCAGCAAGTGAAACAGATGGGTCCACTCGACGAACTGTTGGGAATGATCCCTGGGGCAGGTAAAGGGAAGATGAAGGGGTTGAAAAACGCCCAAATCGATGAGAAGCAACTCGTGTATGTCGAAGCGATCATCCAATCGATGACGAAACGAGAGCGGACTGAACCTGAAATCTTGAATGCGAGTCGCCGGAAGCGGATTGCCCGCGGTAGCGGACGCAGTATCCAAGAAGTCAACCGTCTCATTAAACAGTTTGAAGACATGCGGAAAATGATGAAACAATTTTCCGGACAGATGGGCAAAGGGAAAAAGAAAGGCTTTGGCCTTCCATTCTTTTAA
- the rpsP gene encoding 30S ribosomal protein S16: MAVKIRLKRMGAKKSPFYRVVVADSRAPRDGRFIEQIGYYNPVAKPEAEVKINEELALKWLSEGAKPSDTVRNLFSQAGIMEKFHNAKLAK, encoded by the coding sequence ATGGCAGTTAAAATTCGTCTTAAGCGCATGGGCGCAAAAAAATCACCTTTCTACCGTGTGGTAGTAGCAGACTCACGTGCACCACGTGATGGTCGTTTCATCGAGCAAATCGGATACTACAATCCAGTTGCTAAACCAGAAGCAGAAGTTAAAATCAACGAAGAGCTAGCTCTTAAATGGCTCTCTGAAGGTGCTAAACCTTCGGACACAGTTCGTAACCTCTTCTCACAAGCTGGTATCATGGAGAAATTCCACAACGCGAAACTCGCGAAGTAA
- the ftsY gene encoding signal recognition particle-docking protein FtsY, with amino-acid sequence MSFFKKLKDRLTTSTQEVTTKFTEGLTKTRDGLASAVNDLVYRFREVDEDFFEELEEVLIQADVGVTTTMDLVEELKTEVKRRNVKDPKQVRDVLVEVVAKMLVEEEETALDLDHELNVILFVGVNGVGKTTTIGKLANRLKQEGKSVMLAAGDTFRAGAIDQLQVWGERSGVPVIRQGEGSDPAAVVYDAVQAAKARKVDVLICDTAGRLQNKVNLMNELEKVKRVIEREIPGAPHEVLLALDATTGQNAMVQAKAFKQATNVSGIVLTKLDGTAKGGIVLAIKNELNLPVKFVGLGEKIDDLQPFDAEQFVYGLFGDVFEEKENVDTEESAE; translated from the coding sequence ATGAGTTTCTTTAAAAAACTGAAAGACCGCTTGACGACTTCGACACAAGAAGTCACGACTAAATTCACGGAAGGCTTGACGAAGACACGTGACGGATTAGCGAGTGCCGTCAATGATCTCGTCTACCGCTTCCGAGAAGTTGATGAAGACTTCTTCGAAGAGTTAGAAGAAGTGTTGATCCAAGCCGACGTCGGTGTGACGACGACGATGGATTTGGTCGAGGAATTAAAGACAGAAGTTAAACGACGTAACGTCAAGGATCCAAAACAAGTCCGAGACGTCCTCGTTGAAGTCGTTGCGAAGATGTTAGTCGAAGAAGAAGAGACAGCTCTCGATCTCGATCATGAGCTGAATGTCATCCTCTTCGTTGGTGTCAATGGCGTTGGGAAGACGACGACAATCGGGAAACTTGCGAACCGATTAAAACAAGAAGGCAAGAGCGTGATGTTAGCAGCGGGGGATACGTTCCGGGCGGGTGCGATCGATCAATTGCAAGTCTGGGGTGAACGCTCCGGTGTACCGGTCATCCGCCAAGGCGAAGGGTCCGACCCGGCTGCTGTCGTCTATGACGCCGTCCAAGCAGCAAAAGCACGTAAGGTTGATGTCCTGATTTGTGATACGGCAGGACGTCTTCAAAACAAGGTCAACCTGATGAACGAACTTGAAAAGGTCAAGCGTGTCATCGAACGTGAAATTCCAGGTGCACCCCATGAAGTGTTACTAGCACTTGACGCAACAACAGGGCAAAACGCGATGGTGCAGGCAAAAGCCTTCAAACAAGCGACGAACGTCAGCGGGATCGTCTTGACGAAGCTTGATGGAACGGCAAAAGGCGGGATTGTTCTTGCGATTAAGAACGAGCTGAATCTGCCGGTTAAGTTCGTTGGTCTCGGTGAAAAAATCGATGATTTACAACCGTTTGACGCAGAACAATTCGTATATGGCCTGTTTGGCGATGTCTTTGAAGAAAAAGAAAACGTCGACACGGAAGAAAGCGCTGAATAA
- the rplS gene encoding 50S ribosomal protein L19, whose translation MNTQQLFRELTQEQIKSDVPAFRPGDTVRVHVKVVEGTRERIQLFEGVVIKRHGGGISETFTVRKISYGVGVERAFPLHSPRVAQIEVVRYGKVRRAKLYYLRNLRGKAARIKEIRR comes from the coding sequence ATGAACACACAACAATTGTTCCGTGAACTTACACAAGAACAAATCAAGTCAGACGTCCCTGCGTTCCGTCCTGGGGATACAGTCCGTGTACACGTTAAAGTCGTCGAGGGTACGCGTGAGCGTATTCAGCTCTTCGAAGGCGTAGTCATCAAACGTCACGGTGGCGGCATCAGTGAAACATTCACAGTCCGTAAAATTTCTTACGGAGTTGGCGTTGAGCGTGCATTCCCGCTCCACTCACCACGTGTTGCACAAATCGAAGTCGTTCGCTACGGTAAAGTCCGTCGTGCGAAACTTTACTACCTCCGTAACCTTCGTGGTAAAGCGGCGCGTATTAAAGAAATTCGTCGTTAA
- the ylqF gene encoding ribosome biogenesis GTPase YlqF translates to MTIQWFPGHMAKARREVTEKLKLIDVVIELVDARLPMSSRNPMVEQITAGKPRLIVLNKADMADKRVTEQWMQALRADGVDVVAVDAKHNKGLNQIHEGALRLMKEKHARMREKGRNPSAIRALIIGIPNVGKSTLINRLAGRNIAITGDRPGVTKRQQWIKMKTGEMELLDTPGILWPKFDDQVVGYRLAATGAIKDDILNIDDIALFALRELKTRYPEQLRERYRLDEVSGEAVDVLEAIGKKRGFVSGGYVDFERTSEMLLHELRTEKLGRVTLETVEEWETNA, encoded by the coding sequence ATGACGATTCAATGGTTCCCCGGTCACATGGCCAAAGCACGTCGGGAAGTCACAGAAAAATTAAAGTTGATCGATGTGGTGATCGAACTCGTCGACGCACGTCTTCCGATGTCGAGCCGTAATCCGATGGTCGAACAGATCACGGCAGGTAAGCCGCGATTGATTGTCCTCAACAAAGCGGATATGGCAGACAAACGAGTGACGGAACAATGGATGCAGGCATTACGAGCAGATGGTGTCGATGTCGTCGCGGTTGATGCGAAGCACAATAAAGGATTGAATCAAATCCATGAGGGCGCTTTACGACTAATGAAAGAAAAACATGCACGGATGCGGGAGAAAGGTCGGAATCCGAGTGCGATTCGTGCCTTGATCATTGGTATTCCAAACGTCGGGAAATCGACGCTCATCAATCGACTTGCCGGCCGAAATATCGCCATCACCGGTGACCGTCCAGGTGTGACGAAACGCCAGCAGTGGATCAAGATGAAAACAGGTGAGATGGAATTACTCGATACACCAGGTATTCTCTGGCCGAAGTTCGACGATCAAGTCGTCGGCTATCGTCTAGCAGCAACAGGAGCGATCAAAGATGATATCTTAAACATCGACGATATCGCGCTATTTGCCCTTCGTGAGCTAAAGACACGGTATCCGGAGCAGTTACGTGAGCGTTATCGACTCGACGAAGTATCGGGAGAAGCGGTTGATGTACTCGAAGCAATCGGTAAAAAGCGTGGTTTCGTCTCAGGGGGTTATGTCGATTTCGAGCGGACGAGCGAAATGCTCCTGCATGAATTGCGAACGGAAAAGCTCGGTCGGGTGACGCTTGAAACAGTCGAAGAGTGGGAAACGAATGCATAA
- a CDS encoding putative DNA-binding protein, with translation MTLDKTNRMNYLIDFYQELLTPKQRNYMSLYYLDDFSLGEIADEFEVSRQAVYDNIKRTEAMLEQYEERLSLFKKHERRKQLLDQLKQCDLPGEALVIIETLEQLE, from the coding sequence ATGACACTTGATAAAACGAACCGGATGAATTATCTGATTGACTTTTATCAGGAGCTTTTGACGCCAAAACAACGGAATTACATGTCACTCTATTACTTAGATGACTTTTCCTTAGGTGAGATCGCCGATGAGTTTGAAGTCAGCCGACAAGCAGTCTACGACAACATAAAACGCACGGAAGCCATGCTCGAGCAGTATGAAGAACGACTATCCCTGTTCAAGAAACACGAACGGCGAAAGCAGTTACTCGATCAGCTGAAGCAATGCGACCTTCCGGGTGAAGCCCTAGTGATCATTGAGACATTGGAGCAATTAGAGTAG
- the trmD gene encoding tRNA (guanosine(37)-N1)-methyltransferase TrmD translates to MNIRVLTLFPEMFSALDHSIVKRAQDDERVMLETINFRDFSTNRHGKVDDYPYGGGAGMLLTPQPVFDAMASLPERKRRIIVMTPTGKRFSQRMAEEWANEEELVFLCGHYEGFDQRIHDQLVTDEVSLGDFVLTGGELAAMTMIDAVVRLLPDVLGASASHEDDSFSTGLLEYPHYTRPAEYKGHRVPDVLLSGNHARIEKWRREQSLKRTYERRPDLLVDAPLTEEDQHYLDSISGLSND, encoded by the coding sequence ATGAACATCCGTGTGTTGACGCTGTTTCCAGAAATGTTTTCAGCGCTCGATCATTCGATCGTCAAGCGAGCGCAAGACGATGAACGCGTCATGCTCGAAACAATCAATTTTCGGGACTTTTCAACGAATCGGCATGGTAAGGTCGATGATTATCCATATGGTGGAGGAGCTGGCATGCTGTTGACACCTCAACCCGTCTTCGATGCGATGGCGAGCCTGCCGGAACGAAAACGACGAATCATCGTCATGACACCGACCGGTAAACGTTTTTCGCAACGGATGGCAGAAGAGTGGGCAAACGAAGAAGAACTAGTCTTCTTATGTGGTCACTATGAGGGGTTTGATCAGCGAATTCATGATCAGTTGGTGACGGATGAGGTCTCGCTCGGAGACTTTGTCTTGACGGGAGGAGAACTTGCTGCGATGACGATGATCGATGCTGTCGTCCGACTTTTACCGGACGTCCTCGGTGCATCTGCGAGTCACGAAGATGATTCCTTCTCGACGGGGCTACTTGAATATCCGCATTATACACGTCCGGCAGAATATAAAGGGCACCGCGTACCCGATGTCTTGTTATCAGGCAACCATGCCCGGATTGAAAAATGGCGACGGGAACAGTCGCTAAAACGGACATATGAGCGTCGTCCCGATCTCCTCGTTGATGCACCGTTAACAGAAGAAGATCAGCATTATTTAGACTCGATTTCAGGATTGTCAAACGACTGA
- the lepB gene encoding signal peptidase I: MKELFSWVKALVVALVIAFIIRTFLFVPVIVDGESMMPTLHNADRMIVNKVPYYFNEPERGDIVVFHATETRDYIKRVIAVPGDTMYYKDDTLYVNDKKVAEPYLKEYKAQMSGVPLTEDFTLEERTGETTVPKGKVFVMGDNRQNSKDSRDIGFVDEEQIVGTTNFVFYPFNDVRSVD; the protein is encoded by the coding sequence GTGAAGGAGTTATTCAGTTGGGTAAAGGCGCTCGTCGTAGCGCTCGTCATCGCGTTCATCATTCGAACGTTCCTGTTCGTACCCGTCATCGTTGATGGGGAATCGATGATGCCAACCTTACACAATGCGGATCGAATGATCGTTAATAAGGTCCCGTACTATTTTAATGAACCAGAAAGAGGCGATATCGTCGTCTTCCATGCAACGGAAACTCGAGATTACATCAAACGGGTCATCGCTGTTCCAGGAGATACGATGTATTACAAAGACGATACGTTGTATGTCAACGATAAGAAAGTAGCTGAACCGTATTTGAAAGAATACAAAGCCCAGATGAGTGGTGTGCCATTGACGGAAGACTTCACGCTTGAAGAGCGAACAGGTGAAACGACTGTTCCGAAAGGGAAAGTATTCGTCATGGGAGACAACCGTCAAAATTCAAAAGATAGTCGTGATATCGGTTTCGTGGATGAAGAACAAATCGTCGGAACGACGAACTTCGTCTTCTATCCATTCAATGATGTACGCTCTGTCGATTAA
- the rimM gene encoding ribosome maturation factor RimM (Essential for efficient processing of 16S rRNA) produces MEWLEIAKIANTHGLKGELKLLASTDFPEERFKVGKEVFLGSEGTYTPVTISGYRKHKQFIMVTFKGMHHINDVEKYKGLKLYVHAEDLQDLDEHEFYYHEIIGCTVYDGETKIGVVSDILETGANDVWTIKRDGKKDVLIPYIEQVVASVDVEQKRIQITPLPGLIEE; encoded by the coding sequence ATGGAATGGTTGGAAATTGCGAAAATCGCTAATACGCACGGTCTAAAAGGGGAATTGAAGTTACTCGCGAGCACGGATTTCCCGGAGGAACGCTTTAAAGTCGGGAAGGAAGTCTTTCTCGGCTCTGAAGGCACGTATACACCGGTAACAATCAGTGGCTACCGAAAACATAAACAATTCATCATGGTGACGTTCAAAGGGATGCATCATATCAATGATGTCGAGAAGTATAAAGGATTGAAACTCTATGTCCACGCAGAAGACTTGCAGGACTTAGACGAACATGAATTTTACTATCATGAAATCATCGGTTGTACGGTCTACGACGGTGAGACGAAAATTGGTGTCGTCTCCGATATTCTCGAGACAGGAGCGAACGATGTCTGGACGATCAAACGCGATGGGAAAAAGGATGTCTTGATTCCGTATATTGAACAAGTCGTTGCTTCCGTTGATGTCGAACAGAAACGCATCCAAATCACGCCGCTTCCGGGACTGATCGAAGAATGA
- a CDS encoding ribonuclease HII, with protein MKIAELKERLQKATLEEFIQLKQELATDARKGVHTLFRQTERRFALEEQQRIDFKERLAFEDEYRQQGYVRIAGVDEVGRGPLAGPVVAAAVILPDGFYHPGLTDSKQMSKVQRQAALKHLQEVAEIAIGIIEPAEIDEINIYQASKQAMQNALRQLQPDALLVDAMTLDDDIPQLSLIKGDARSVSIAAASVVAKETRDAMMEQYAIEYPGYGFETHAGYGTPIHLQALDTLGVTPIHRKTFRPVKERL; from the coding sequence ATGAAAATAGCCGAATTAAAAGAACGATTGCAAAAAGCAACACTAGAAGAATTTATTCAACTGAAGCAGGAACTGGCGACAGATGCGCGAAAAGGGGTGCATACACTGTTTCGTCAGACAGAGCGACGATTTGCGCTCGAAGAGCAGCAACGGATCGATTTCAAGGAACGACTCGCATTTGAAGACGAATATCGTCAACAAGGGTACGTTCGAATTGCAGGAGTGGACGAAGTCGGACGAGGTCCACTAGCTGGTCCTGTCGTCGCAGCAGCTGTCATCTTACCAGACGGTTTCTATCATCCGGGACTAACGGATTCAAAACAGATGAGTAAAGTACAGCGACAAGCGGCACTTAAGCATTTGCAAGAAGTTGCTGAGATTGCGATCGGCATCATCGAACCGGCTGAAATCGACGAAATCAATATCTATCAAGCATCGAAACAGGCGATGCAAAATGCTCTACGTCAATTGCAACCGGATGCCTTACTCGTCGATGCGATGACACTCGACGACGATATACCACAACTCTCTCTCATCAAAGGAGATGCGCGAAGTGTCTCAATTGCTGCTGCAAGTGTCGTTGCGAAAGAGACACGAGATGCGATGATGGAACAATACGCGATCGAGTATCCGGGATACGGATTTGAAACACACGCAGGTTACGGAACACCGATACATTTACAAGCGCTCGATACACTGGGCGTCACACCGATTCACCGGAAAACATTCCGTCCTGTCAAAGAACGTCTCTAG